The following proteins are co-located in the Rattus norvegicus strain BN/NHsdMcwi chromosome 19, GRCr8, whole genome shotgun sequence genome:
- the LOC134483352 gene encoding disks large homolog 5-like: MSLLHNLDTKNIEHREKFQELKKEIHFYCNLHSRLLMDQACMKKKLVTLKQESKEVQRYLFELNPNAENEQEKTSNLQTQQNVVSGTAGDME, translated from the exons atgtcattactgcacaacttagacacaaagaacattgaacatcgtgagaaatttcaggagctcaagaaggagattcaCTTCTATTG caacctgcacagccggctcctgatggaccaggcatgtatgaagaagaagttggtcacattgaagcaggagagcaaggaggtacagcgatatttgtttgagttgaacccgaatgctgaaaacgaacaggagaagaccagcaacctccagacccagcaaaatgtg gtctcaggaactgcaggagacatggaatag
- the LOC134483124 gene encoding DNA-directed RNA polymerase II subunit GRINL1A-like, whose translation MCSLPRGFEPPVPEDVGRQSLEELRERLRRQERLLSKEKFICKLPDKGKKISDTTAKLKAAISESEEVRGRTELLHPVSDDCKLRHKATTRVDTDIDKAQNSDLMLDTSSLVPECSSVDIESSKTTSETQGPTQLTHKGNEETLETGCTVNTSPSVRITAQAPPYEVNEHLPQHSSQAEEVSSSIDSLFITKLQKITTADQTEPSEENTSTDNFPGLQSETPKKPHYMTVLEMRARNPVPPPHKFKTNVLPTQQSDSPSHCQRAQSPASSEEQRRRARQHLDDVTAARLLLLHHLPAQLLSIEESLALQKEQKQNYEEMQAKLAAQKLAERLNITMQSYNPEGESSGRYREVRDEDDAQSSDEC comes from the coding sequence atgtgctccctgccccgcggcttcgagcccccagttcctgaggacGTGGGGCGGCAGAGTTTGGAGGAGTTGCGGGAGAGGTTGAGGCGTCAGGAGAGACTTTTgagcaaagaaaaattcatttgcaaattgcccgacaaaggtaaaaagatctcagacaccactgccaaactgaaagctgccatttcagaaagtgaagaggtcagagggagaactgaactacttcatcctgttagtgatgactgtaagctaaggcataaagcaaccacaagagttgataccgacatagacaaggcccagaattctgacctgatgcttgatacttcatcattagttcctgaatgttcctcagtagacattgaatcatctaaaacaacctcagaaactcagggacctacacagctcactcacaaaggcaatgaagagactttggagactggctgcACAGTGAATACCAGCCCCTCTGTCCGcatcacagcccaggctcccccatatgaagttaatgaacatctcccccagcattcaagtcaagcggaagaggtttccagcagcatcgacagtctgtttatcactaaattgcaaaagatcacaactgcagaccagactgaaccctcagaagaaaacaccagcactgaCAACTTTCCAggactgcagagtgagactcctaagaagcctcattacatgacagtgctagaaatgcgagctagaaacccagtgccccctcctcataagtttaagaccaatgtgttacccacacaacagagtgactcaccaagtcattgtcagagggctcagtctcctgcttcctcagaagagcagcgacgcagggctaggcagcatcttgatgatgtcacagcagctcgccttcttctgctccaccacctgcctgcacagctgctctccatagaagagtcgctggctctgcagaaagagcagaagcagaattatgaggAGATGCAGGCAAAGCTCGCAGCACAGAAACTAGCTGAGAGACTGAATATTACAATgcagagctacaatccagaaggggagtcttcagggagataccgagaagtgagggatgaagatgatgcccagtcCTCGGACGAATGCTGA